The nucleotide sequence TCTCCATTTAGATTATTATCACTGTTCACAAAATCAGAGCCTCCGAATGGAGAATGAAGAAAAGAAACATCTACCCTGCCTGTAAGGTCCGGGGTAATCATGAAATTCAAAGTATTCGTATAAGCATTCACGTTTTGATAAGTTCCACCCACAGCCCCAAAACTCATCGAATAAGAGTGGCTCATAGTTACTTTATTTTGGAAAAAGTCATTTAGCCACGACTGTATTGAGGGTGCTTGAGTATTTATAATCGGGCCGGAAAATGTATAGGATGCAGGAAGATTTTCTCGTAGCTGGGCCGATAATTGAGTGCTTAATAATAGCGCAAAGATAAAACTGGTAATAAATAATTTTTTCATGGTGCTCACATAATTTCTGTTTTAACGCAAGAGCATATGTTTAAGTATAACGAATTGGGGTTTAATAATAAACAACAGACAATAGGTACTTTCATTGAAATCCCATAAAAAAAAGCATATCTTTATCAACTTTTCTAACTGTACCGAAAAACCTATAGAAAGCTAAATGAAGCTCACCGATTTTAAATTTGAAATTGACGATTTAAATATACCTGAAGAACCACTGGAAAAAAGAGATTCAGCAAAATTAATGGTTCTGAATCGTGCCGAAAAAACAATTGAGCACACCACTTTTTCTGAGATCCATAAATACATCAACGAAGATGATGTGATGATCTATAACAATACAAAGGTTTTTCCTGCTCGCCTGAATGGTAAAAAGGAAAAAACCGAGGCTGATATTGAAGTATTTTTACTTCGTGAACTTATGCCGGAAAATATGTTGTGGGATGTATTGGTGGAGCCGGCTCGTAAAATTAGAATTGGCAATAAGCTGTATTTTGGTGAAGAAGATGAAGAGCTGATGGCGGAAGTAGTGGATAATACCACTTCCAGAGGGCGAACGATTCGGTTTCTGTATGAAGGGCCTAACCAGGATTTATATGACCGTTTGGACGAGCTGGGCAAAATGCCACTCCCTCCATACGTTGAGCGCGAGCCGGTTGAAGAAGACAAAGAGCGATATCAAACTATTTTTGCTACAGAACGAGGAGCTGTAGCCGCCCCAACAGCTGGAATGCATTTTACGGAAAAGCTTGTTGATAAAATTAAAAAGAAGGGAGTGGAGTTTTTGCCTACTACTCTTCATATAGGATGGGGGATTTTTCGAAATGTGGAGGTTGAAGATCTTACCAAGCACCGTATGGATTCTGATAATTACTTCATTTCCAAGGAGACCTCTGATAAGATTAACGAGACTCTTAAGAAGAAGAATAATAGAGTTATTGCCATTGGCTCCAGTGCGGTACGTACCATAGAAACAAGTGTAATGGCTAGTGGGATGTCAAAAGCAGGCACCGGCTGGACAGATAAGTTTATCTATCCTCCTTATGATTTTAAAATCACCGAAGGTCTGATTACCAATTTTCATCAACCGGAATCTACACGCCTGATGCTGGCTGCTGCTTTTGCAGGTTATGATTTCTTGATGGAAGCTTATGAGGAAGCTAAAAAAGAAAATTACCGAATGTTCTCTTTCGGTGATGCAATGTTGATTATATAAATGTCTGGTCTGTCGGTCATAATACCGGCGGCGGGGTCGGGCGAGAGAATGGGTTCCGAAATCCCCAAGCCTTTTATTAAGGTAGGGGATAAAACCATTCTTCATCACACGGTATCTAGGTTTTTAAACGTTCCGGGTATTGTTCAGGTTATAATTGCGACTTCTGAGAAGTATATACCTGAAATTGAAGCAATGTCCGATTCTTTTTCTAAAGGAGCAGATTTATTTAAAGTGGTGAAAGGTGGTGCTGAAAGGCAGTACTCTATTTATAATGCACTTGAATATGTATCAGGTCAGGCTCATTTGGTGGCTGTACATGATGCAGTTCGTCCATTTATTAGAAAAGAGTTGATTGTTGAATGTTGTGAGGTTGCAGAAAAAGTTGGGGGTGCTGTTTTAGGTGTACCGGCCAAAGATACCATCAAGCAGGTGGACAATGCACGGATGATAACATCTACACCCAATAGGGCTTTCCTCTGGCAGGCCCAAACTCCCCAAATTTTTCGAAAAGACCTTTTGCTTAAAGCTTATCAATCAGCTTTGGAAGATGAATATATTGGAACTGATGACGCCTCTTTGGTGGAACGCATTGGAGGGAAAATTCAAATGGTGGAAGGAGATCGGGAAAATCTTAAAATAACCTATCCGGTTGACCTTAAGATCGCAGAATTAATTTTTGGAACAGATCAATGAAAGGAATACGCATCGGATACGGGTATGATGTTCATCAGCTTAGAAAAGGGCGAAAACTGATTCTCGGCGGAGTCGAAATTCCATTTGAAAAAGGACTGTTTGGTCACTCTGATGCGGATGTGCTCCTTCATGCTGTCACCGATGCATTATTAGGTGCTCTTGCGTTAGGTGATATTGGGGGGCATTTCCCTGATACAGAGGAAGCTTTTAAAAATGCAGACAGCCGAAAGTTGCTTCGGGAAAGTTATGCCTTGATAAAAGAAAAAGGCTATGAATTGGGAAACCTTGATGTAACCGTGATTGCAGAGCAACCAAAATTGCAACCTTTTATAGGTAATATTCGAAAGAATGTAGCCGAAGATCTCGAGTGTTCAATAGATGATGTTTCTGTGAAGGCAACTACATCTGAAAAGTTGGGGTTTGCAGGTCGTGAAGAGGGTATAATTGCTCAGGCGGTAGTTCTTATTTATCAAAGAGACTGATGGCAGATCAAATTGTACAAAGCATTATAGAGTGGATAAATTTGGTGCCTCCGGTCGGAGTGTATTTGATTTTTCTGGGAATCGCCTATATCGAAAATCTTATACCACCATTACCGGGAGATGTTTTGGTTGCCTTTGGCGGATATTTGGCAGCAGAGGGGGTTATTAAAATATTCCCGGTCTGGAGCTTGACGATCATCGCATCTGTTGCTGGATTTATGACTATGTATTGGTTGGGGCATCGGTGGGGAGCTCAAATTGAAAGCAATCGTGAAAGTCATTTTATACTCCGCTTTATTCCTTATAAATATTTTTCCAGAGGTAAAAAATGGATGAGCAGATGGGGGCAGGGAGTTGTCATTGCCAATCGGTTTTTAGCCGGAACGAGATCGGTAATCTCGCTCACAGCTGGCATGTCTCATTTGAAAGTGA is from Gracilimonas sp. and encodes:
- the queA gene encoding tRNA preQ1(34) S-adenosylmethionine ribosyltransferase-isomerase QueA → MKLTDFKFEIDDLNIPEEPLEKRDSAKLMVLNRAEKTIEHTTFSEIHKYINEDDVMIYNNTKVFPARLNGKKEKTEADIEVFLLRELMPENMLWDVLVEPARKIRIGNKLYFGEEDEELMAEVVDNTTSRGRTIRFLYEGPNQDLYDRLDELGKMPLPPYVEREPVEEDKERYQTIFATERGAVAAPTAGMHFTEKLVDKIKKKGVEFLPTTLHIGWGIFRNVEVEDLTKHRMDSDNYFISKETSDKINETLKKKNNRVIAIGSSAVRTIETSVMASGMSKAGTGWTDKFIYPPYDFKITEGLITNFHQPESTRLMLAAAFAGYDFLMEAYEEAKKENYRMFSFGDAMLII
- the ispD gene encoding 2-C-methyl-D-erythritol 4-phosphate cytidylyltransferase, whose protein sequence is MSGLSVIIPAAGSGERMGSEIPKPFIKVGDKTILHHTVSRFLNVPGIVQVIIATSEKYIPEIEAMSDSFSKGADLFKVVKGGAERQYSIYNALEYVSGQAHLVAVHDAVRPFIRKELIVECCEVAEKVGGAVLGVPAKDTIKQVDNARMITSTPNRAFLWQAQTPQIFRKDLLLKAYQSALEDEYIGTDDASLVERIGGKIQMVEGDRENLKITYPVDLKIAELIFGTDQ
- the ispF gene encoding 2-C-methyl-D-erythritol 2,4-cyclodiphosphate synthase — translated: MRIGYGYDVHQLRKGRKLILGGVEIPFEKGLFGHSDADVLLHAVTDALLGALALGDIGGHFPDTEEAFKNADSRKLLRESYALIKEKGYELGNLDVTVIAEQPKLQPFIGNIRKNVAEDLECSIDDVSVKATTSEKLGFAGREEGIIAQAVVLIYQRD
- a CDS encoding DedA family protein; translation: MADQIVQSIIEWINLVPPVGVYLIFLGIAYIENLIPPLPGDVLVAFGGYLAAEGVIKIFPVWSLTIIASVAGFMTMYWLGHRWGAQIESNRESHFILRFIPYKYFSRGKKWMSRWGQGVVIANRFLAGTRSVISLTAGMSHLKVTPTILSSLVSSILWNSLLLGMGWVIRDNWQIIGDYLSNYGKIILALIVLFVAGKAYFFYLNKKSVTKEEKE